CCATCGCAAAGATCGACCCAGACGCGGCGGGGGCCTGGCGTCGAGGTGACGAAGCGGTGGTGAGGCGCCTTGCCCGGCTAGAGCTGGAAGCCGCCGGCATCCGCCTTCCCTCCTGACAGAGGGTGAAATCGCTTCAGCTCCTCTGCACGTAGTGTCGCACCCTGTCATCTCGCTCGACCAGATACCGGTCGTCTTCGGGGTAGTAGACGGCCTTCTCGATGTCGTCTCCTGCGAAGCCATGAATGCTGTCGAAACTGTCCCATCGTGAGATGGTGACGATCTCGGTCAACCCATCAGCGAGGTCGCGCGTCACCGTCCAGGCGTCGCGGTTGCCGGGCGTTGCGCGGTACTCCTCGATGCCGGTCCGCTCGACATAGTCGACGTACTCGTCGGTGTCCGCGGTGCGGATGACACCGCGCCACATGCGGATCACGTTCTGCTCGTCGGTCATGGACGCCATCCTCGTCCTGGTCGATTCGGTAAAGGGGCGGGGGTCGCCGCGGATGGCACTCTGGGTTCATCGGCTGGCGGGACTACGGAGATTGCAGGCGAGCACCATCAGAGTCGTCTCATCTTTGGGGCGGGAAGGTGTGGGAGGTGCCCCTGACCGCTCAGACGACCCGTTCCCGGCGCCGGCTGCCCACGTGGGTTTGGATCGTCATCGGGTTGCTGCTGCTCGTTCCGGTGCTCATTCTGTCGCCGTTCGTCGCACCTATCGCACTCGTGATCCTCGTCACCGGGATCGTGTCGCTGAGCAGGGGCTCCCGAACCTGGCTGCGGCTCAAATCTCGACGTGCTGCGATCGGAGTCACAGCCGGCGCCGCCGCTCTCCTCCTCATCACGGGCGGGATATCTGCCGCAGCGCTCGCGGGACAAGCCGAGGCTCCGACGGTGGCCGAGCCGGCTCGATTCGCGGATAGCAGCCGAGTGAGCCCGGCTACGGCTGAGGAATCGCCGACGCCCACGAAGACTCCGAAACCAAAGCCAACCAAGACGCCGACACCGACTCCCACTCCCGTGACGACGACCCGCGAGGAGACCGTGACCGAGGCGGTCGCTTTCGAACAGGTATCGGTCGAAGACGCCAACCTTCCGCGCGGACAGACCGCAATCACAGCGGGTGGTCAACCAGGCCAACGGACTCTCACTTACACAGTCACGACAGTCGATGGCGTGGAAACCAACCGAGAACTGAAGTCGGACGTCTTGACGGTGGCCCCGGTCACTGAAGTCACGTCCGTCGGAGTTTACGACGCTCCACCTTTTCCGGCGCCCGCCGACTCCGGCTGCGATTCGAACTACGCCGATGCCTGCGTTCCGATCGCCAGCGACGTCGACTGCGCCTGGGGGAGCGGCAACGGACCCGCCTATTTCGATGGCGTGGCTCGCGTCGTCGGCTCCGACGTCTACGACCTCGACCGGGATGGTGACGGACTCGCATGCGAGCAGTAACACGCCCGAGCACACGACTCGTTGTCGATCGGCTAGCGACCTAGGTCCAGTGCGCCCGAGAACGGTGCCTCCTACTCTCGGTGGCACTGTATCCACCGCTCGGGAGGCCCCTTCGTGAATCGTCGTCCGCTGCGCGCTGTCGTGCGCGCCATGTCCATCGCCGGAGCAGTCGCTCTCGCCGTCGTCGGGGTCGGCGTTGCTCCGGCTGTTGCTGCACCGCCGCCCGTCACCGCGGGCAGCGTGCAGGTGCTCGACGGCAATGGCGACCCTATCGTCGGGGCGGGTATCTCGCTCAGTGTCGGCGCATTCGGCGTGGAGCACCGCGCGGTGACCTTGGCCGACGGCCGGGTCGATCTCACGACCATCCCCGGGGTCGATCCCGCCGGCGGCCCGTACGTGATGTGGATCTGGGCGAACGGCTACGCCGGGTATTGGGACGGCGCGACCGACCCGGACGCGACCGTGCCCGTACAGGTTCAGGCGGGAGCCGATCCCCTGGTCGCAACCGTCGCAGCCACCAACCCGCCGCCGAGTTCGACCACCGCCGGCATCTCGGGCACCGTCACCGACGCACTCACCGGCGAACCGATCGTCGGCATCCAGGTGACCGCGACCGATGACGGCACGGGTGGCGACAACAGCGGCGCGGGCCAGACGGTCCTCGACGGGACGTACTACGTGAACTTCGGCGGTGGCAGTCTGCCCAGCACAGCCGAGGTGGCCTTCACCTCCCTTGCCACGAGCGAGGCGGCGCCGTTCGGCTACGAGGAGCAGTTCTACAACGGCATCAACGCGTCGGCGTCCGAAGCGGAGACGCCCGTTGACGTGACGGCCGGAGCCACGGTGTCGGGCATCAACGGACAGCTGCTGCCGAATGGGCAGCTCACCGGCACGGTGACGGATGCCTCAGCCGGCGGGATCGTGCCGCTCGGGGATGCGCAGGTCAGCGTGTGGAATCGGGCGAAGCAGGTGATGATCGCGTCGGGGTCGACGAACCCCGACGGGAGTTACGCCTTCGCGGTGCCGCAGGGCAGCTGGGTGGTGCAGTTCGACAAGATCGTCGACGGCAACGTCGTGTCCACGCAGTACTACGACGGAGCG
This portion of the Microbacterium pygmaeum genome encodes:
- a CDS encoding G5 domain-containing protein, yielding MPLTAQTTRSRRRLPTWVWIVIGLLLLVPVLILSPFVAPIALVILVTGIVSLSRGSRTWLRLKSRRAAIGVTAGAAALLLITGGISAAALAGQAEAPTVAEPARFADSSRVSPATAEESPTPTKTPKPKPTKTPTPTPTPVTTTREETVTEAVAFEQVSVEDANLPRGQTAITAGGQPGQRTLTYTVTTVDGVETNRELKSDVLTVAPVTEVTSVGVYDAPPFPAPADSGCDSNYADACVPIASDVDCAWGSGNGPAYFDGVARVVGSDVYDLDRDGDGLACEQ